Part of the Nicotiana sylvestris chromosome 2, ASM39365v2, whole genome shotgun sequence genome, TGCGTTTCTATTGTTAGGCTTTGTAACTGACTTTGGTTGAAGAATCTCTTATTTTCGTAGCCAAATAATGGTGGGGAAGAGAACTCTCTTTAAAATTTTATCTTTCTAACTGACATATATACTAAAATTGGATCTGACCATAAACGCAGGAGCTTTTATATCAGTAGCGGCAAGGGAAAATGCCAGCACAGAAGATTGAAACTGGTCACAATGACATAGTTCACGATGTTACTATGGACTATTATGGAAAACGTGTGGCTACAGCATCTTCTGATACCACCATAAAAATAACTGGTGTGAGCAACAATGCTGCTTCACAACACCTTGCTACTTTGAGCGGTCATACTGGTCCTGTTTGGCAGGCTGCCTGGGCTCATCCTAAATTTGGCTCAATCCTTGCTTCCTGCTCCTACGATGGTAAGGTAATAATCTGGAAGGAAGGCAATCAGAATGAGTGGACACAAGCTCATGTTTTTAGTGACCACAAATCATCGGTTAACTCCATTTCATGGGCTCCTCATGAACTTGGGCTTTGCTTGGCTTGTGGTTCTTCTGATGGTAATATCTCAGTGCACACTGCTAGGTCAGATGGTGGTTGGGACACTACGAGAATAGACCAAGCTCATCCAGTTGGGGTAACATCAGTTTCATGGGCACCATCAATGGCTCCAGGGGCTTTGGTTGGTTCAGGTGCGCTTGAACCTGTTCAAAAGCTGGCATCTGGTGGATGTGATAACACTGTGAAGGTTTGGAAGTTATATAACGGCATTTGGAAGATGGATTGCTTCCCTGCACTTCAGATGCACACTAACTGGGTGAGGGATGTAGCCTGGGCACCAAACTTGGGACTACCGAAGTCAACAATTGCTAGTGCTTCAGAGGATGGTACAGTTGTCATATGGACTGTGGCAAAGGAGGGAGATCAGTGGGAGGGCAAGGTTCTTAAAGACTTCAAGACTCCTGTTTGGAGGGTCTCATGGTCTCTAACCGGAAACTTGTTAGCAGTTGCCGCTGGGGATAACAATGTCACATTGTGGAAAGAAGCTGTTGATGGGGAGTGGCAACAGGCCAGCACTGTTGACCAATAGAATTGGAACTTGGAAGTAATAGAATTTAAgtttttgtgttttctttctaCCATTCAGACCTTTTTCCTAGCTGAGCGAGATAGCATTTTAATTGAGGACTCTTTATTTACTTTGATTTGATTCTTCTCTTTTATTCAGTATGCGTGACGATCAGTTTCACTTAAGCTAGGAGTTGAAATTGTAGAAGCTCATATACATTTTTCTTGTCTGGCCTGTACTGTATTGCCCTTATCATGTTTCATTTTGAATACATTCCGCAAGTTATTTTTGTTCCTAATGCCCCTTGTTACCGTGAAATTGCTACTTTCCCTTCTCCccgaatttaaattataaaaaatatgaaaaactcGAGAGAAAAGACTcgtactttcatctttcttactAGTTGCAACACAACATGATACGCTTGGGTTTGTCTGGGTTGGATTATATTGGGAGTACCGTTAGGATTAACTAACGAGAAAGTTATAGGTGGCACTGAAAAGATTTAAGTTTAGAAAGGGGCAAGGAGCGCAAAAGCATCTTTGGTACAATTTTTTCCATACactttgtaagcacgtgatttttgcttcacggacaatcactccaaaagaaaacaaaaatagtgaccagtgacctcgctgtacaaattttcaatttttcatgacctgtactgctagtcatttgtggttcgtcccatttttgtatttttgatctTATCAGTCAAAATACAAGGTATGTCTGTCatagtaatcaaaccgtaattcggtcgttgaaagaaaattcaaaaatatatatatgcattattcattctaggttgtgatttaacctaCTTAAATACTtttatgtgtgtgataattgtttaaagtgttgcattgttgtttgtttaatttcatttttttttatttcatttttgttttaaaattagaaaaaaaaagagtgatgaaaatcggtttgggcccaaaaatgaaacaaaaataggcccaaaaccggcactcaagtccagtccaaatccggcctgcccaaacattgattcaaacgacgccgtatcaacGTCCTTATTGgagccgttgatctgactcaaacaaacggtcctgatcaggttgatcacttcacctcaacgacgccgtttcagtcAAATTAATCTGAACCGTCCAACCCTTAgatccaacggacccaggccttcccccctaaacccgtccaattttgacccgatccagccttacccggtctcacccactatcaaacccaaaacgacaccgtcttccttaagtgaatagatcctggccgtagatctcatctgatccaacggccaggatctaaacccttagatcgtatataagctttctatcgtaccccacgccccctatccgaacccccctccactcatcgtcttcaccaaacactgaaacccctcaaaccctagcagccgccctgatttccctttcaccagaacccgacggcatgaacgccgatgatcACCttctgaacaccctaggaccacctcactgtcctgaacatggatctgttaccccctagcctcgaatcaccttccttcgtctcgaatcttcatttgaagattcgagtcgaactctgacctacaccaaacctcaccatcttcacactagacagtccccgaacctccctcgtgaccaaaccatgtttggtttggtccgaatctgaccagggaaacacgaatcccagatctgctGTTTCGAACCCTAGGGTTCTTCGTGCCTATTCCGTGcatgttccgtgcctgtttaaaccaagagtttattgtctaatggaccttaatcgaagtgtttctcaaaacaCTTCGATTATGGgttcctcgtgcctgttccgtgcctgttccgtgcctgtttaaaccaagagtttatggtctaatggaccttaatcgaagggtttctcatttgagaaacacttcgattaaagtccgttaaactttgagaagggtctgttcaaacacaagtTGATTTTCCTGatcttttctttcaaagattttaaggtaagtttgtcttCTCTTCTTCATTCCAGTTCGTGTGTGTGTTAAAGGTCTATTCGTATGGCCAAACATCTTGTTCaaattgtgttttgaattttaccaactgttttCTCACACCTTGCCTGGACCTCTGTTATttgatcaaatgtttcctcattcactgaTAATGCATGTGTATGTGAACTGCATAACTTACTGAATTGAAACTGTTTGAGTAATCAATCCCCAAGTTAACCTCTGTATTGACATGTGCAATCTGACCCCTTGCTGATACTGTTTGATTCTAATCCTTGGCTTTGATTGTgtatgttgtaattagtatagtcgattcgatacatgtcgttAAATAGTTTTAGCTGTTTGAATGGTAACAGCTTGATTTGTCTCGTTGAACATTGCTTGAATCAAAATTGAAGATCGACTATAGCTATTTAcaattgatgtatttgaatcagaaatataaagggattgattttgtttagttgcagttagaattggagggcatgtgcacttgtgcacaacatgtgcataaagcccttttggattaaaatagtctgacagcacatgctgtcagattatattcttgctgcccatggcctgttttagtttaataaatgttAAAAAGGGGCTGTCAGGGATGTCATGGGAGTCTGTTTATTtaaaatagctgagtggaaaAAACAGtagggagggggaattttgagttgtcacaCAGACT contains:
- the LOC104211403 gene encoding protein transport protein SEC13 homolog B — translated: MPAQKIETGHNDIVHDVTMDYYGKRVATASSDTTIKITGVSNNAASQHLATLSGHTGPVWQAAWAHPKFGSILASCSYDGKVIIWKEGNQNEWTQAHVFSDHKSSVNSISWAPHELGLCLACGSSDGNISVHTARSDGGWDTTRIDQAHPVGVTSVSWAPSMAPGALVGSGALEPVQKLASGGCDNTVKVWKLYNGIWKMDCFPALQMHTNWVRDVAWAPNLGLPKSTIASASEDGTVVIWTVAKEGDQWEGKVLKDFKTPVWRVSWSLTGNLLAVAAGDNNVTLWKEAVDGEWQQASTVDQ